The sequence GCAGATTTGGCGGTAGAACTATTTCATAGAACAACCCACGCCAAGCTGACGTTGGGAGGTGAGAGGTTGCTACCCCGTGTCCGCAAAATTTGCCAAGAATGGCAAAGCGCGACAGACGAATTAGCAGATCTAATCGCAGGTAAGCAACCGGAACTCTGTATCGCCGCGATCCATTCTCTGTGCGGTTCTTATTTACCACCAGTGTTGCAGAAATTTTGTCATGATTATCCTGATGTGCAATTGCGGATTACATCTTTAGGAAGCGATCGCGCCCTCAAAGTCCTCAAAGATGGTTTAGTTGATTTGGCAATTGTCATGAATAATCGCTTTTTGACTACGAGCAGAGAAATGGTGGTGGAAACACTATACGATGAACCCATAGAAGTTCTCAGCGCAGCTAGTCATCCCCTCGCCAAATATGAACATATCCCTTGGTCAGAACTGATTCGCTACCCACAGGTAGTTTTTAAAGATGGTTATGGGATGCAGCGCTTAATTCAAGACAGATTTGAGCGCTTAGAAGCTACACTCCACGCCGCTTTAGAGGTGAATACCCTAGACGCCTTTCGGGGAGTAGTCCGCCAAGGAGAACTCATCGCCTTGCTACCGCAATCAGCATTAGTGGAAGCACGTCATGACCCCAGCTTGGCAATTCGTCCCCTAGCGAGTAACAGCATGGGTGCTGTGGCTGAAGGTTCGAGCTTAACCCGGCGAGTGGTGATGGTAACAACTCAAGATCGGCTGCAAATTCCCCCCATCAAGCATTTTTGGCAATTGGTGCGAGAAAATATTCCCCCCCAAATTGGTCAACAGCGATCGGCTTGTTGAAGTATCATAGGTCGAAAGTCAACGGTCGAAAGTCAACAGTTCAATTCTGCAACTAGACCCTTGATTAAAGAAAGGATGAAGTAAAAATTGGTACAAACCGAGTGGATCAGATTTCAGATTTCAGCCTTCAGCCTTTAGTTGACCCTTGACCATCGACTACTATGAGCAACATATTTAGGGAATTGCTGCAAAAGGTGGGGAGTGGAAACCACACATCAGAAAATTTAACTCGTGCGGAAGCAGCTACGGCCACGAAAATGATGCTACTGGGAGAAGCGACGCCAGCCCAAATCGGCGCATTTTTAATCGCCCACCGTATTCGGCGTCCCACGGGAGAAGAGTTAGCGGGAATGTTAGACGCCTATGATGAACTAGGGCCAAAATTGCCATCGATTGGTGGCGATCAACCAGTAATCATTTTTGGTGTACCTTATGATGGCAGAACTCGTACTGCACCCATCACTCCCATCACGGCTTTATTGCTAGCTACCGCAGGACAACCAGTAGTGATGCACGGTGGCGATCGCCTACCTACGAAATACGGTCTACCTCTAATAGAGATTTGGCAAGGATTGGGGGTGGATTGGACTAGTTTATCCCTAGCCCAAACCCAAAGAGTATTTGAACAAACGGGTATTGGATTTATCTATACACCTAGACATTTTCCCTTAACTAAGACTATTTGGGAATACCGCGATCAACTCGGCAAGCGTCCACCTTTTGCCACAATGGAACTAATTTGGTGTCCTTATGCCGGGGATAAGCATATTATTGCCGGTTTTGTCCATCCACCAACAGAAGGAATGTTTCAGGTGGCTTTGGAATTACGAGAGGTGGGAAAATACACATTTGTCAAGGGATTAGAAGGGAGTTGTGACTTACCACGCGATCGCACAGCCATTATTAGCCGCTCTTCATCCACCCCATCCCCAGAAATAGAACGGTTGCATCTCGTGCCCCGTGAATACAACTTTACGACTAAAAATGTCCCTCTTGACACTACTACAGAACTACTAGCCCAAATGCAGACTGTGTTGGCTGGTAAATCCGGGGAACTAACGCAAACAGCTTTATGGAACGGCGGATTTTATCTATGGCGTAGTGGTATTTGTCCAGATATGCCACAAGCCTTAGCCAAAGCCGAAGAATTATTCACCAGTGGAGCAGTAGCCGCCAAACTCAAACAACTCAGCACAGCTTTGTGCCAACTCACCACACATTAACTTTAAACCACAGATAAAATTAAACCCTCACGAGCTAGTAACGCTTTCGGAAACACGGATTTAATTTGAGCCTGTACCTGATCTAAAAAATTATCGTCATCATCTGGGTGGTGATGCGAAACAACCAACTTTTGCACCCCAGCTTTATTTCCTAAATTAACCGCAGTTTGCCAGTGCAAATCCGCTGAATCATGCTTATGAGCAGCGGGAGGTGGGTAAGTAGCATTGGCAATCAGTAAATCTACCCCTGTAATAAATTTGATAATTCGTTCTTGCTCTACTTTGTCAATACTCTTGTGTAAATCTGTAATGTATGCTACGCTGGCTTGCTGCCATGTAATTCGATAGCCAACAGACCTGAGAGCTTGATTGATCAGTGCTGTCACCATCGTCACATCATCCAACTTCACCTCACTATTGGGAGTCAGATTATAGAAATGCAATTGTGATTGCATTGCTTGTAGCGGATAAGGAAAATGCGGCTGCAGCATTTGGTCATACAAGCACTGTTTAATAGAAGCACTATTAGAAGCAGCAGTACCGTATATATGAAAGCAGTTTTCCGCTATAAATGCTGGGGCGAAAAAAGGAAATCCCTGAATGCGATTTGATTGGGAGTTGGTAAAAAATAAATGAGCTTCTATTGGCTGTTGCTGTTGCTGCCAAGTTTTACCCAATATCCGTAAACCAGTACCACCATCAAAAATCAAGTGTTTTCCAGCTACTTGTATTTCCACACAAGGAGTATTGCCACCATAGCGGCTAGTGCTGCAGCCTGGGGTAGGAATTAAACCCCTCACACCCCAAAATTTCAC is a genomic window of Fortiea contorta PCC 7126 containing:
- a CDS encoding MBL fold metallo-hydrolase — its product is MSNFELSGSQSYLVANQTTLTSSVEEEFLVKFWGVRGLIPTPGCSTSRYGGNTPCVEIQVAGKHLIFDGGTGLRILGKTWQQQQQPIEAHLFFTNSQSNRIQGFPFFAPAFIAENCFHIYGTAASNSASIKQCLYDQMLQPHFPYPLQAMQSQLHFYNLTPNSEVKLDDVTMVTALINQALRSVGYRITWQQASVAYITDLHKSIDKVEQERIIKFITGVDLLIANATYPPPAAHKHDSADLHWQTAVNLGNKAGVQKLVVSHHHPDDDDNFLDQVQAQIKSVFPKALLAREGLILSVV
- a CDS encoding LysR family transcriptional regulator, translated to MRLEQLQAFLAIAETGSFQQAARRCGVTQSTISRQIQSLEADLAVELFHRTTHAKLTLGGERLLPRVRKICQEWQSATDELADLIAGKQPELCIAAIHSLCGSYLPPVLQKFCHDYPDVQLRITSLGSDRALKVLKDGLVDLAIVMNNRFLTTSREMVVETLYDEPIEVLSAASHPLAKYEHIPWSELIRYPQVVFKDGYGMQRLIQDRFERLEATLHAALEVNTLDAFRGVVRQGELIALLPQSALVEARHDPSLAIRPLASNSMGAVAEGSSLTRRVVMVTTQDRLQIPPIKHFWQLVRENIPPQIGQQRSAC
- a CDS encoding anthranilate phosphoribosyltransferase family protein, with amino-acid sequence MSNIFRELLQKVGSGNHTSENLTRAEAATATKMMLLGEATPAQIGAFLIAHRIRRPTGEELAGMLDAYDELGPKLPSIGGDQPVIIFGVPYDGRTRTAPITPITALLLATAGQPVVMHGGDRLPTKYGLPLIEIWQGLGVDWTSLSLAQTQRVFEQTGIGFIYTPRHFPLTKTIWEYRDQLGKRPPFATMELIWCPYAGDKHIIAGFVHPPTEGMFQVALELREVGKYTFVKGLEGSCDLPRDRTAIISRSSSTPSPEIERLHLVPREYNFTTKNVPLDTTTELLAQMQTVLAGKSGELTQTALWNGGFYLWRSGICPDMPQALAKAEELFTSGAVAAKLKQLSTALCQLTTH